In a genomic window of Orcinus orca chromosome 12, mOrcOrc1.1, whole genome shotgun sequence:
- the LDHAL6B gene encoding L-lactate dehydrogenase A-like 6B, with protein MSWAVGMQRARQRVGAVRLNCLCPGMVLSPCQPAGIAHRGTWPIAPASKMATVKCELMKNFPSEEPVRCNKISIVGAGSVGMACAISILLKGLSDELALVDVDGGRLKGETADLQHGSHFVRMTNIISSEDYLVTANSNLVIITAGARQEKGETRLNLVQRNFAIFKLIISSIVQYSPRCKLIVVSNPVDILTYVAWKLSGFPQNRIIGSGCNLDTARFRFFIGQRLGIHPESCHGWILGEHGDSSVPVWSGMNIAGVPLKDLNVDIGTDKDPEQWKNVHKDVVASAYEIIKTKGYTSWAIGLSVADLTESIVKNLRRVHPVSTRIKGLYGINEEVFLSVPCILGGSGITNLIKVKLAPEEETHLQKSAKTLWEIQKELKF; from the coding sequence ATGAGCTGGGCTGTGGGAATGCAGCGGGCCAGGCAGAGAGTGGGCGCTGTGAGACTGAATTGCCTGTGCCCGGGAATGGTGTTGAGTCCCTGCCAGCCGGCAGGCATCGCCCACAGGGGCACCTGGCCCATCGCCCCCGCGTCCAAGATGGCTACGGTCAAGTGTGAGCTTATGAAGAATTTCCCCTCAGAGGAGCCCGTTCGTTGCAATAAGATATCCATTGTAGGAGCTGGATCGGTTGGCATGGCCTGTGCTATCAGCATCCTGTTAAAAGGCCTGAGTGATGAACTTGCCTTGGTGGATGTTGATGGAGGCAGACTGAAGGGTGAGACAGCGGATCTTCAGCATGGCAGCCATTTTGTGAGAATGACCAATATTATTTCCAGCGAAGATTACCTTGTCACTGCAAACTCCAACCTCGTGATTATCACAGCAGGTGCACGccaggaaaaaggagaaacacGCCTTAATTTAGTCCAGCGAAATTTCGCCATCTTTAAGTTAATAATTTCCAGTATTGTTCAGTACAGTCCTCGCTGCAAACTGATTGTTGTTTCCAATCCAGTGGATATCTTAACTTACGTAGCCTGGAAGTTGAGTGGATTTCCCCAAAACCGTATTATTGGAAGTGGTTGTAATCTGGACACTGCCCGTTTCCGTTTCTTCATTGGGCAGAGGCTTGGTATCCATCCTGAAAGCTGTCATGGGTGGATCCTTGGAGAGCATGGAGACTCAAGTGTTCCTGTGTGGAGTGGAATGAACATCGCTGGTGTCCCTCTGAAGGATCTGAACGTAGATATAGGAACTGATAAAGATCCTGAGCAGTGGAAAAATGTGCACAAAGATGTGGTTGCTAGCGCCTATGAGATTATTAAAACGAAAGGTTATACTTCTTGGGCCATTGGCCTGTCTGTAGCTGACTTAACAGAAAGTATTGTGAAGAATCTTAGGAGAGTGCATCCGGTTTCCACCAGAATTAAGGGTCTCTATGGAATAAATGAAGAAGTATTCCTCAGTGTTCCTTGTATCCTGGGAGGGAGTGGTATTACCAACCTTATAAAAGTAAAGTTGGCCCCTGAAGAAGAGACCCATCTGCAGAAGAGTGCAAAAACACTTTGGGAAATTCAAAAGGAGCTTAAGTTTTAA